A single window of Usitatibacter rugosus DNA harbors:
- a CDS encoding alpha/beta fold hydrolase → MEPRGPRAAPEPTDLPRKRTARSDTPPRHEHFLGLGPAGFHRLHATSWGDPGNPRVVVCAHGYSGNGRDFDFLARELSRTHRVVCPDVAGRGESGWLGSALEYNFPQFLTDMNTLLARLDVREVDWVGTSMGGLLGMLLAAQPNTPIRRLVMNDVGAFLPMPALQHISRNLEAPRSFKSLAAVEAHLRKTRREWGEISDAQWKELAIHGSRRVESGYAIHFDPAIARMVGPMPLAPGLFFWDAWQRVTCPVLLLRGAESDVFPRMVAESMLLRHPEVGLEEIPGCGHAPSLMNEAQAALVRGFLGAPVHWRDEDKLVAAARAVV, encoded by the coding sequence CTGGAACCGCGCGGCCCCCGGGCCGCGCCGGAACCCACCGACCTCCCGCGGAAACGGACCGCCAGGTCCGACACACCGCCCCGCCACGAGCACTTCCTCGGCCTGGGGCCCGCGGGGTTCCATCGCCTCCATGCCACGTCGTGGGGCGATCCCGGCAATCCCCGCGTCGTCGTCTGCGCCCACGGCTATAGCGGCAACGGCCGCGACTTCGATTTCCTCGCCCGCGAACTCTCGCGCACGCACCGCGTTGTGTGCCCCGACGTCGCGGGCCGCGGCGAGAGCGGATGGCTCGGCTCCGCGCTCGAGTACAACTTCCCGCAGTTCCTGACCGACATGAACACGCTCCTCGCGCGGCTCGACGTGCGCGAGGTCGATTGGGTCGGCACCTCGATGGGCGGCCTCCTCGGCATGCTGCTCGCGGCCCAGCCCAACACGCCGATCCGCAGGCTCGTGATGAACGACGTCGGCGCCTTCCTGCCCATGCCCGCGCTGCAACACATCTCGCGCAACCTCGAGGCGCCGCGAAGCTTCAAGTCGCTCGCGGCCGTCGAGGCGCACCTGCGCAAGACGCGCCGCGAATGGGGCGAGATCTCCGATGCGCAGTGGAAGGAGCTCGCGATCCACGGCTCGCGGCGCGTCGAATCGGGATACGCCATCCATTTCGATCCCGCGATCGCGCGCATGGTGGGTCCGATGCCGCTGGCGCCCGGACTCTTCTTCTGGGACGCTTGGCAGCGCGTCACGTGCCCCGTGCTGCTGCTGCGCGGCGCGGAGTCGGATGTGTTCCCGCGCATGGTCGCGGAGTCGATGCTGCTGCGCCATCCCGAGGTCGGGCTCGAGGAGATTCCGGGCTGCGGGCATGCGCCTTCGCTCATGAACGAAGCGCAGGCCGCGCTCGTGCGCGGCTTCCTCGGGGCGCCGGTACACTGGCGCGATGAAGACAAGCTTGTTGCTGCTGCCCGGGCTGTTGTGTGA